The Zingiber officinale cultivar Zhangliang chromosome 10A, Zo_v1.1, whole genome shotgun sequence genome contains a region encoding:
- the LOC122027279 gene encoding probable calcium-binding protein CML31: protein MDGTIPKKKERASALSKLITLFCGAKSPPKKQGKTEAEQSPPPLPPSSTIIPSVSKSSSSLHHVFCYFDENGDGKISATELQSCMRSIGEELSHEDALSVVESSDSDGDGLLGFDDFVRLVEGDESEEKEKNLREAFKVYQEAGDGCITPRSLRRALGKLGETKSVEECTVMIRQYDINRDGVITFDEFRIMMF from the coding sequence ATGGACGGCACGATACCGAAGAAGAAGGAGCGCGCGAGTGCATTGTCGAAGCTGATCACTCTGTTCTGCGGCGCGAAATCGCCGCCCAAGAAACAGGGGAAAACAGAGGCCGAGCAGTCGCCGCCGCCGCTGCCGCCTTCTTCTACGATTATTCCCAGCGTCTCCAAGTCGTCGTCGTCGTTGCACCACGTTTTCTGCTACTTCGACGAGAACGGCGACGGGAAGATCTCGGCGACGGAGCTGCAGAGCTGCATGCGGTCGATAGGGGAGGAGCTGTCGCACGAGGATGCGTTGTCGGTGGTGGAGTCGAGCGACAGCGACGGCGACGGCTTGCTGGGGTTCGACGACTTTGTGAGGCTGGTGGAAGGGGACGAGagcgaggagaaggagaagaatctGAGGGAGGCGTTCAAGGTGTACCAGGAGGCCGGCGACGGGTGCATCACGCCGAGGAGCCTGCGCCGGGCGCTTGGGAAGCTCGGGGAGACCAAGAGCGTGGAGGAGTGCACGGTTATGATCCGGCAGTACGATATCAACCGCGATGGCGTCATCACGTTCGATGAGTTCCGGATAATGATGTTCTAG
- the LOC122028262 gene encoding phototropin-2-like, which translates to MIPTSGKSEQESQEDIAISDAEANQLLASHSTVTPEKITDTELSEKWMAFPTGGSKMHPVSSEILEETSKDGTIQLLNQRLGEWGIAVNSDRNKISESLIRASGEGNKLSMDRFSGSARASDDSSYPRDSVPRVSQELKDALSSLQQTFVVSDATKPDCPIVYASTGFFTMTGYSAKEIIGKNCRFLQGPETDRLEIAKIKEAVRTGKTYCGRLLNYKKDGTKFWNLLTVTPIRNEDGNIIKYIGMQVEVSKYTEGLNDKTLRPNALPMSLIRYDARQQAEAISSIEEVVQTLKHPHNHSQSVDHDTFSKLDEGKQIHVDSPYQDSRENKNLKAPSGLAPPLDAKLDLPMMSTRKSGRSSLIGFRARKQSSIERYEPIIEPEILMTKEVQRTESWDRVEREKDMRQGIDLATTLERIEKNFVITDPRLPDNPIIFASDSFLELTEYSREEILGKNCRFLQGPETDQGTVAKIRDAIRDQREVTVQLINYTKSGKKFWNLFHLQPMRDQKGELQYFIGVQLDGSDHVEPLRNRLSERTEIKSAKVVKATAENVDEAVRELPDPNLRPEDLWAIHSKPVFPKPHKKENSSWLAIEKVIGKGETIGLKHFKPIKPLGCGDTGSVHLVELQGTGELFAMKAMDKSIMLNRNKVHRACIEREIYSLLDHPFLPTLYTSFQTTTHVCLITDFCPGGELFALLDKQPMKIFKEEAARFYAAEVVVGLEYLHCQGIIYRDLKPENILLQKDGHAVLTDFDLSFLTNCKPQVIKQPLPSKRRKSRDFAPPTFVAEPNTQSNSFVGTEEYIAPEIITGAGHSSAIDWWALGILLYEMMYGRTPFRGKNRQKTFANILRKDLTFPSSIPVSLAARQLIHGLLNRDPVNRLGSKTGANEIKQHSFFREINWPLIRCMTPPELEVPLQVTGREPDSKVKDAQWADEQMPTDSLQNL; encoded by the exons ATGATACCAACCTCAGGGAAATCAGAACAGGAAAGTCAAGAAGACATAGCGATATCTGATGCAGAAGCTAACCAGTTACTAGCTAGCCATAGTACAGTTACCCCAGAGAAGATTACTGACACAGAACTGTCAGAAAAGTGGATGGCATTTCCAACTGGGGGCTCTAAAATGCATCCCGTATCCTCTGAAATACTAGAGGAGACCAGTAAAGACGGAACCATTCAATTGCTGAACCAAAGGCTTGGAGAGTGGGGGATTGCAGTTAACTCAGACAGGAACAAAATAAGTGAGAGTTTAATAAGAGCATCAGGAGAGGGAAACAAATTATCTATGGACAGATTTTCAGGCTCTGCAAGGGCTTCCGACGACTCAAGTTATCCGAGGGATTCAGTTCCTAGAGTTTCTCAAGAACTAAAAGATGCACTCTCTTCTCTGCAGCAGACATTTGTTGTTTCAGATGCAACCAAGCCTGATTGTCCTATAGTGTATGCTAGTACTGGGTTTTTCACCATGACCGGATACTCAGCTAAGGAAATTATTGGCAAAAACTG TCGTTTCCTTCAAGGTCCAGAAACTGATAGATTGGAAATTGCAAAGATAAAAGAAGCTGTCAGGACAGGGAAAACTTATTGTGGAAGGCTATTAAACTACAAGAAGGATGGCACAAAGTTTTGGAACCTTCTTACTGTAACACCTATAAGGAATGAGGATGGAAATATCATCAAGTACATAGG AATGCAGGTTGAGGTCAGCAAATACACAGAAGGTCTAAATGACAAGACATTGCGTCCAAATGCCTTGCCAATGTCCTTAATTCGTTATGATG CACGACAACAGGCGGAGGCCATATCTTCTATAGAGGAGGTTGTCCAAACTCTGAAGCATCCTCACAATCACTCACAATCTGTAGATCACGATACTTTTTCTAAGCTTGATGAGGGCAAGCAAATCCATGTTGACTCTCCGTATCAAGACTCGCGAGAGAATAAGAATCTCAAGGCACCAAGTGGATTGGCCCCTCCATTGGATGCTAAACTAGACTTACCCATGATGAGCACAAGAAAATCTGGTCGTTCTTCATTAATTGG ATTTAGGGCAAGAAAACAAAGTTCAATTGAAAGGTACGAACCTATTATTGAGCCTGAGATTCTGATGACCAAAGAAGTCCAACGCACAGAAAGTTGGGACCGTGTGGAAAGAGAGAAAGACATGCGACAAGGAATTGATTTAGCCACAACTTTGGAGCGCATAGAAAAGAACTTTGTGATAACGGATCCGAGACTCCCAGATAATCCAATT ATATTTGCATCGGATAGCTTTCTTGAATTGACGGAGTATTCACGAGAAGAAATTTTAGGAAAAAATTGTCG GTTTCTTCAAGGACCTGAAACAGACCAAGGAACTGTTGCAAAGATAAGAGATGCCATAAGAGACCAAAGGGAAGTGACAGTCCAATTAATTAATTACACAAAGAGTG GAAAAAAATTTTGGAACTTGTTCCACTTGCAACCGATGCGTGATCAAAAG GGAGAGCTTCAATACTTTATTGGTGTGCAACTAGATGGAAGTGATCATGTTGAACCCCTTAGAAACCGTTTGTCAGAGAGGACCGAGATAAAAAGTGCTAAAGTG GTGAAGGCTACAGCTGAGAATGTTGATGAAGCTGTTCGAGAACTTCCTGATCCCAACTTG AGACCAGAGGATTTATGGGCAATCCATTCAAAACCTGTCTTTCCAAAGCCTCACAAAAAGGAAAATTCTTCATGGTTAGCTATTGAAAAG GTCATTGGAAAAGGTGAAACAATTGGTTTGAAACATTTCAAGCCTATTAAACCATTAGGATGTGGAGATACTGGGAG TGTACATTTGGTGGAACTGCAAGGTACTGGTGAATTATTTGCTATGAAGGCAATGGACAAGTCCATAATGTTGAACCGTAACAAG GTTCACCGGGCATGCATAGAGAGGGAGATTTATTCATTGTTGGaccatccttttcttccaacaCTATACACTTCTTTTCAG ACCACAACACACGTCTGCCTAATTACAGACTTTTGCCCTGGAGGAGAACTATTTGCGTTGCTTGATAAGCAACCTATGAAGATTTTCAAAGAAGAAGCGGCTAG GTTCTATGCTGCTGAAGTTGTAGTTGGCCTTGAATATCTCCACTGCCAAG GTATCATTTACCGTGATCTGAAGCCTGAAAACATCTTACTTCAGAAGGATGGGCATGCGGTGTTGACAGATTTTGATTTATCTTTCTTGACAAATTGCAAACCACAA GTGATAAAACAACCATTACCttcaaagagaagaaaatctagAGATTTTGCTCCACCAACGTTTGTAGCAGAACCAAATACTCAATCCAATTCATTTGTTGGAACAGAAGAGTATATAGCTCCA GAGATCATCACAGGAGCAGGGCATAGCAGTGCTATTGATTGGTGGGCCCTCG GAATCTTGTTGTATGAGATGATGTATGGTCGTACACCTTTCAGAGGGAAAAACAGACAGAAGACTTTTGCAAATATTTTACGCAAGGACCTTACATTTCCTAGTAGCATACCG GTTAGCCTTGCAGCAAGGCAGCTAATACATGGATTACTGAACAGAGATCCTGTTAATCGTTTGGGATCAAAAACTGGTGCCAATGAAATCAAGCAACATTCCTTCTTCCGTGAAATCAATTGGCCTCTTATTCGTTGCATG ACACCGCCTGAGTTAGAAGTTCCACTTCAGGTGACTGGAAGGGAACCTGATTCCAAGGTGAAGGATGCACAATGGGCTGATGAACAAATGCCTACTGATTCTCTACAGAATCTGTGA
- the LOC122027647 gene encoding wall-associated receptor kinase 2-like: MGSWPAHLFLLLLCLVLLAGAAALQTAPPLSADRWARPGCRSKCGNVSIPYPFGIDPGCFRTGFEINCTNSTAYLGQGPGHNIEVVDILQGTPYLQSTLVVNHYIARDCYYQNGSRSESNVPSINIIGLPNYKFSRDRNSFVAVGCDALGYIWSHRRSTFWTGCLSYCTDASFVPNGTCSGIGCCTAPIPMDLRNFSLQVDSFYNHSNSRFAPCSYAFLADVGKLNFDLSDFTEYETRKTAPVTLDWAIMNKTCEEAKGSDDFACVSPKSVCWNSNNGPGYLCNCSQGFQGNPYLNDSNGCSDINECSPDTSPCVKRCHNREGSYSCSCPWYMYGDGRRDGSGCRSILRILYLSLGVGLSLFFLIAIGSWLYWIHKKRKLGELKQHFFEKNGGSLRPDIRLFSSEELEAASDNYNQSRILGEGGAGTVYRGVLPNQNVIAIKKAKISNDEAEVQQFINEVEVLSSINHRNVVKLLGCCLESQVPMLVYEFVPNGTLAHHVHDEGHRGSLSLDARLRISSEVAGALSYLHSAASTPVIHRDVKTTNILLDHNLTAKVSDFGASRLVPLDQNGLVSLVRGTFGYLDPEYFQTGEFTDKSDVYSFGVVLVELLTGKKPVAKTQAVKNLATLFMDCVNSGRLVEILEERVVDEGTPELLEAAAELAMRCLSLKRNDRPLMREVAMELEALTRWKKHPWGNVDVEEGDSLLAKVGSSSPSVLHDSANSSMEPMVPFEIVR, encoded by the exons ATGGGATCCTGGCCGGCGCACTTATTTCTGCTCCTCCTCTGCCTTGTACTGCTAGCAGGAGCGGCAGCCCTCCAAACAGCACCGCCGCTGTCCGCGGACAGGTGGGCGCGACCAGGGTGCCGGTCCAAGTGCGGCAACGTGAGCATCCCCTACCCCTTCGGCATCGATCCCGGCTGCTTCCGTACTGGCTTCGAGATCAACTGCACCAACAGCACGGCCTACCTCGGCCAAGGCCCCGGCCACAACATCGAGGTGGTGGACATCCTCCAGGGCACGCCCTACCTCCAGAGCACCCTCGTCGTCAACCACTATATCGCCCGAGATTGCTACTACCAGAACGGAAGCCGTTCAGAAAGTAACGTGCCTTCGATAAATATTATCGGTCTCCCAAACTACAAGTTCTCCCGTGATCGGAACAGTTTCGTGGCAGTCGGCTGTGACGCCCTGGGCTATATTTGGAGTCACAGGAGGAGCACTTTCTGGACAGGATGCTTGTCCTACTGCACCGACGCCAGCTTCGTGCCCAATGGTACATGCTCCGGCATCGGCTGCTGCACCGCGCCCATTCCCATGGATCTCCGCAACTTTTCGCTGCAAGTCGATAGCTTTTACAATCACTCCAATAGCAGATTCGCCCCCTGCAGCTACGCCTTTCTGGCTGACGTGGGCAAACTCAACTTTGACCTGTCTGACTTCACCGAATACGAAACCAGGAAGACGGCGCCGGTGACGCTGGATTGGGCCATCATGAACAAGACCTGTGAGGAAGCAAAAGGCAGTGACGACTTCGCGTGTGTCTCCCCCAAAAGCGTCTGCTGGAACTCTAATAATGGTCCGGGCTACCTATGTAATTGTTCGCAAGGTTTCCAGGGCAACCCGTACCTCAATGATTCAAATGGATGCTCAG ACATCAACGAGTGCTCACCTGATACTTCGCCATGTGTCAAACGGTGCCATAATAGAGAAGGGAGCTATTCTTGCTCATGCCCATGGTACATGTATGGCGATGGCCGAAGAGATGGAAGCGGATGCAGGTCCATTCTGAGAATACTGTATCTGAGTTTAG GTGTTGGATTGAGCCTCTTTTTCCTTATTGCGATTGGGTCATGGCTGTACTGGATTCACAAGAAGAGAAAGCTCGGAGAGCTGAAGCAGCACTTCTTCGAGAAGAACGGTGGTTCGTTGCGACCGGACATCAGACTCTTCTCCTCAGAGGAGCTTGAAGCCGCATCTGACAACTACAACCAGAGCCGAATCCTCGGCGAGGGCGGCGCCGGAACAGTCTATCGCGGCGTACTTCCTAATCAAAACGTGATCGCAATCAAAAAGGCCAAGATAAGCAACGACGAAGCCGAAGTCCAACAGTTCATAAATGAAGTCGAGGTTCTCTCCAGTATCAATCACCGGAATGTGGTGAAGCTCCTGGGGTGCTGCCTCGAGTCTCAAGTCCCCATGCTCGTTTACGAGTTCGTGCCTAATGGCACGCTCGCCCACCACGTCCACGATGAAGGCCACAGAGGCTCTCTGTCCTTGGATGCTCGTCTAAGGATCTCTTCGGAAGTAGCTGGAGCCTTGTCCTACCTCCACTCTGCGGCTTCTACTCCCGTCATCCACAGAGATGTCAAGACTACCAACATACTTCTCGACCACAATTTAACTGCAAAAGTGTCCGATTTCGGAGCTTCCAGATTGGTTCCTCTAGATCAGAACGGATTGGTGTCGTTGGTTCGTGGCACCTTTGGCTACCTGGACCCGGAATATTTCCAAACAGGGGAGTTCACTGATAAAAGCGACGTCTATAGTTTCGGCGTTGTTTTGGTTGAGCTATTGACAGGGAAGAAGCCTGTGGCTAAGACGCAAGCTGTCAAGAATTTAGCCACACTTTTCATGGACTGCGTGAATTCTGGTCGACTTGTTGAAATATTGGAGGAACGCGTGGTCGATGAAGGAACTCCGGAGTTGCTTGAAGCAGCCGCGGAGCTCGCAATGAGATGCTTGAGCTTGAAAAGGAATGACCGACCATTGATGAGAGAAGTGGCTATGGAACTGGAGGCATTGACAAGGTGGAAGAAACATCCTTGGGGCAATGTTGATGTGGAAGAGGGAGACAGCTTGCTGGCTAAGGTTGGAAGCTCTTCTCCGTCGGTTCTCCATGATTCTGCGAATTCTTCCATGGAACCCATGGTGCCCTTCGAGATTGTCAGATAA